The Juglans microcarpa x Juglans regia isolate MS1-56 chromosome 2D, Jm3101_v1.0, whole genome shotgun sequence DNA window AAAAAACACTCGGTTATTAACTGATACCCGAATTACACACAAAAACGAGGTCGTTTTTGCCAAAGATATATAACACGgctttctctctcttgcataggaTTGTTCACCATTTGCCTCCCTCAGTCCCTCTTCTCTCTTGCTCGAATCTGAAGCCTCTTGCagactcaactctctctctctagtctcttgCATCTCTCTCACAGACCCAACAGAAAAAAACTGTctcgcagctctctctctctctctgtgtctctcaCTCTCTAACTCAATTTCTATTGCTCGTTCTCTGTGGTGGTTGGATTGTGGAAGCTTTCTCTacaagcacaaaaaaaaaaaaaaaaaaaaaactactccaATGTAAGGAAAAACACTTGGTGATTTATCTGATTAGGTGGGTTAATTATGAGgtgttagggttagggtttgtaCTAGATTTCCAGCAGAAGGGTTGCTATCTTAGGGCCTAGGGGTTGTATTTTTACAtcaatgttttgttttatatttctaatGAAGGGGTTGTGCTTGACGTGGTTTGTATCATTATGATCCACTGTGCTTGACTCCCATCATCCACAGTTGATTTTATTCATAtcacttttttgtatttatttgtagGTCTCGAATGCTCAATTGATTAcatcaatgatttttttttttttcgggcCTTCAATTTTGGAAATATATAGAAACCAATTTCAGATTAAATGTGTCTTTCAATTTAAAGAGACTTCTGATCTATAAGAAGATCATTTTGTTGAGTTGATTTTGTGGACTAGAGTTTCTGATCTGGGTGTTGTAGTGGAGAGTATAAAATATGATGTGTTGTTCAGGAGGTGCGGTGGGAATGAGAAGAAGGGGAAAATGGGtgttaaatattgattttttagaaaatatattgttgctgcataaatatatatatataaatatttatatatatatgattttttgtgtATGTATGCCAAATATTTGGACATATGCGGCGAAAAGAATGATGACTCCTGAGTAGAGGTGATACACGGTCGGTCCGTACTGACCGGACCGACTATTTTGGTCTGAACCGGACCGGATCGAGACTGAGACCGATCGGTCTCGGTCCACGTTTTAGAGGATAGAAAAGTTTCGGTCCGATCCACGGTCTAGGATTTTTTTGGACAGgaccgaataaaaaataaaaataaaaagatattttatatatattatttatatataattgtacaattaacaatataaaattttaaatatgttattaatacttgttaatattctataaattaacaatattttatatatatattcatctaaCTTAtcacaattaacaatataaaattttaaatatgttattaacacttattaatattctataaattaactaatatataatgttaattagttaattatatagtaattatataaattaaaaatataattttcatctaatttattatcattgaccatataaaatatttttttattgagtttattatataatctacattaataagtcacttagtttaatttagtattttaaataacttttttgttaattgatttaaaatactaaattaaactatCGAATATATACCCCACCAGGTCAATAGGAATACCACAAGCGACCTGTATCATAAATTTCGTCCCATCAATGTTAACCTCTATCTTGTGTTGCCGTgtgtcaatattgttggcgattATCAAATTcaggatcttgaagaaagaagatggatCTGCCTGCTTGATGCTCCTCGTCCCGTCATACGGGGGAGCATCTGGACTAACAACCAAATCCATCACCTCATGATCAACAAGGGTATCGACCTCATCTGTATAAACTGGTGCCTCCTCCTCAGTTGTCTTCGCCTCAgttgaaggatcagactctctaggtgCCACCTTCGGATATGCATCTGGCAGCCTAGGAATACCGAGATCCTCAACGAGTCTGTCCCATGAAAATATAACTGGAACTCCTCAGATAGAGATCATGTATGCTCCTTTGTCATCTAGGCTGGCACCACCGAATTCTCTATAGAACTCagaaataatgtcaatataggaGACAGTCTCCCATGATTCCTCCCGCTCATCTAAGTTAGGTCCCCGACCACGATCGCTGAAGATTGATGGCAGGGAATGACCCTCCTAGACATGACTCTGGAAGTCATAAAGCTTCACTTGTCGCTCTAGTGAAACAATCCTCTCCCTGCTTGGACTGATACTAGTCTCAGATGGATTGCGTCGCCTACGTCCAGCTCTAGAAGAAGATATTTTAATCAAcctgaaatttacaattaaagagtttatcaatacaacattaacgataaaaatataataaataattaatcactaaattacatacgaatagtaatttaataaagtgaGACATTGTGAACaacagaattttataaaaataatatcacattatttaatattaatagaaattaaatatttaacaaaatgtgataaatttctacattaatttaattataatataatatatattctcggtaagatttaataaaactacaatatggaataaaaataacgattcactaatattactaaatttaattataccatTTGAGCGCCTAAAATAGTGTTTGAACGGTATGCAAGCATGTTTGGCTtgtatagttcgaacgtataaaacaACGGCTGAACAGGGTACTGTTCAAACGTCTAAAGCAACGTTTGAACAGTTAATTAAGAAACTTGTTTGGTTCCTGCCGTTCAAACGCCCTACCTAGCATTCGAATGATATGTGAATGGAACTTAGCAATGAcgctgagtcgactcaaccattGAAATCCATGGAATCCTTCGATTCCATAGATTTTTTCAACAAAGTAATACAAAGAGACTTAAATAAACCTTCATACAATAGATTTAAGCAAATCTATAGTGagtattgatatatatgttgttttatcctaatttaaacaaataatctatcaaaaacctaaatttaaacAGTAAAATGCTTAGAAAAATAGCATACGGGTGCTTAGGTTTTGTGAGTGGTTCGGCGTCCGTGAAAATGACCGTCTGCgacaacttatatatacaagACCATTCAAACGGTTAAACATTCGAACAGTTTacttcaataaatttaaatactatactaatatattaacatattatattttagttataatctaattagatgacactatatatgatactatatatatgttatctatagtctaatatattaacatattatattttagttaaggtctaattagatgacactatatatgctaATACTATAGATGAGACAATATgttgatactatatatatgttatatatagtctaatatattaacataatatattttagttatagtctaattagatgacactatatatgatattatatagatgttatctatagtctaatatattaacatattatattttagttatagtctaattagatgacactatatatgctagtactatagatgaGACAATATgttgatactatatatatgttacctataatttaattagtatgatattatatattcatatatactttactataatataatatataatatgctcgattatatattataatatgatattactatgtttttaaactatagtatcatctaatatgtttatatatattaatattgttcttttatttgaaggtatattataaaagaaaatattattaaacatttacCAAACTATTCGAACTGTTAATAATAAGAGTTCAAACGATACCAGAGCATGAATGACTTCATTACCATTCGAACATACTATTTATACGTTTGAACGTGAAAATTTAGGAGGGAATTTTTTGCCGCTTCATAGTTTTACGTttgaacggttagtaaataaccgtttGAATAGgaaatattttgcaaatacaagacagaacctcacaatctCGCTCTCCTCCTGCGCGCTACTCTTAGTCTCTTACGAACCAAAGTCCCTTCGCGAACCAGCGCCATTCTCCCTCAATCTAGCCCCCAAACTCAAAAGAGTTTTCATCTCACTCTATTATTCTCAgattaattcattatttttactactttttggGGAGCTCCTTCGCATTGGCTATACGACATATAGTCTAATCTTCTTATCTTTTCATCTCCCAAAATCCACTTAtgctttaatttatattctcattttggtttgaatatgatATTTTGCAATGTTGAAAATTTGTATGCTCTTGATATCAATgctttgaataccgtaccgatCAAGatactagaacgaaatatttcggtaccggtaccgtttcgggatagtcaatatatgaataaattatatataaatacatatatataaattataaatagtctagtctgaattgggggtcaaaaaataagcttgtagtttgaaaaaataaaaaaataataaaaaaattgaaggccgaaatataggccggtacatgccgaaattgaggcccggccggtatttgggccggtacgaaacgtatagggtacctgtaccggcccaaCAGTCGATatgaaaaatttcggccgtaccggctgatacggtacgaaattgaaaacaatgcttgatattgttgtttgtgttgctgTGAGTTCGTGATTAATGGGATTTTTCGTTGTTGAAGAGGATTGAAATCTGGAAAGAACCAATCCATTCGAATGGTTTAGGCTTACTGTTCAAATGGGtatgttatgttcgaacataatttagcaccgttcgaacggaaattatacatcaatgtatttacaattagaaattagaatatataagGATAGTTGTCAATAATGATTAttcaaaaatagtttaaaaatacttaaaactaaataaaaataaaaatacttaatattaaatatttaaattaaaatacaaatagctaagatttaataatacttaaataattaattctaaattaataaaatgaagtatttaaattaaaatactactaaatctttaaataatacctaataattatgtttttgttttattgttgtataaatattCCGTTGTTATTGTTTTACATATGTTATCATatcttgcattgtttgttcatcaaaataaaccttagacccattTGAGAGTTGTCAATCCAGATGAATGCTTgtttgataactcttgaattgtccagagtggatagtttgggattgtaagatcattctcgtaaactattgaattatatttgttGTCGtctaatattatgattttggtagattcatccacTGTTCTCCGAATATGCAGTTTCGATGATGGTGCAACAAAGTGTTAATCGTccgtgcacacaaccaaacatgcatatttggagaactatagGGAGATGCTACCAAAATCTTGTTgaacgtgacagataatagatcataggttggcaactatgatcttacaatcccgaacgggatatgaccaactacccggtgaaatgTGGCATACTCCTTGATTGATATATGATACATGCTTGTTTGTTGATGCACACgtgattgtttgtaatgaagATAGTCAGCATGGATAAGActtggatgagagttagcgatcgattaGGTcataattacaatatatatactgaaggtgttaagaaattcttgaaGTTCGCATTGGGTACATGCGATAGTGATGGATATATTAGATACCCATGCAGAAAATGTAGGAATTTGCATtatcataagatagacttggtgagagatgattccattaaatagagaagatattgaggctgaaattgttgatacGACAGTAGGAAattgttgaatcatttgaaatatttacaGATGATGAAAgtgaattgtcaaatgaaactgattcAGCttatgattgaccaattatgtgttaacattatacttgatgacaaatattttacttattgaatgtatcagtagtttaaAATTATGtcaccaaagaggaaggaagttcgcaacccatctccacctgttcttAGCTCTCATTCAGACTCACTATTAGAGATTGACTCTATAGaataaggtaaaaatctaatactcataaaagttattaattaagatcccataatagacatataatagagattgattacaatgttatattttataaagtttacagtacaatctcgtcaagatCGAGGCAtcactagaggggtgacgttggaaaaatatcttaaagtgggtaagatcaaggttaacattcctgacgaacataccgaAGGCGAAGGACAACCAACAGCTTagcttgcatcacatgtgggtgctcttacacgaacttataCACCTTTGccaacgacttcatggaagaaagtccccaaAGATATTGTTAAAGAgtttatcaagaagcgttgtttggtaatatttaaaacattgatttagtagaataaatttctatattctacttaaatttagaatattataaatgattatatgtttgtaattatttttttaagaatgatttcgaattaaattttggtcggaaaGAGGAGCATaggactgtggaagagcttatgggtaatgcattatgcaaatataaggcgaggtgtcatgagcattataataagtttgagaagaaggaagatgcacgccaacatcatttttaggatgtccgaccttctgaatGGGAAAAACTTTATGACATGTTTGCGGATCCATCATATCaagtataattaaatttaattattttacttgtcatatttgttatttcccttcataatatttttaatttctttgcaggaacaaagttttataaaaaaaataaatagatcaaaattgaagattaattaTTATGCAGGCTCAATATCTTTCAATCGCCTCTTTAAGAAATCGTTATTGCTACTTTTTTATtagatatagttaattatttagatgaatcacaatgactttatatcttaacacatatttattgtaacaaaattcaaataccaattatgatctgacaaaattatatgctgcatcgcacactaacttaatggagagtggactcatcctgatgtgaaaattatgtaaatattataacatgttttaattaaatatattacaatatttatgacaatattaattctttatcttatatatgtctaGGATAAAATAGTTGCCCTAcatgctgaatctgcgtcagatcaaaatttctcaacaagtgatattgatatttttacataAGTCATgagtcaacgttcaggatatttgaggagtttgggtcgctgtgtaaaaCCTTcaccctcttcctcttctttcgagtttgcatctatgacttctatagagctagagaatgcgaattccagaatcgaagaattgactgcaagacaaTATGAgatagaggctcaattggcgaAACAAGCAAACATGaagatgcgcctcaaacaacatgaagaacaacaagaaaagTTCAGAAGACATATACAagtccaaatgcagcagcttatgcaacagtaaaggcctccaagcaactgatgaTTTTTTGCGTatagattttgggattatctatttatgtatgaACAATGTCAGTCTCacagttatttatttagtttgcacttattataaaaattttgtgagtattaaacaatttttaatgtattttttaaaatattacgaatgtctatttggttttttattattgagtttaaataaaatagttatcgtTCGAATGACCACATAACATTCGAACGCAATTTATTTTCATAGCATTCGAAAGATCacataacgtttgaacgtaatttATTTTCGTAGCATTCGAATTATCAcataatatttgaatataatttattttcatagtGTTCGAACATAACTTCGACCGTTTGAACGTTTATACCGTTTGATCTGATCCTTTAATATTTGAACGGAAATCTAAatttataccgttcgaacgtgtgtagaatttatttttgttcgaacgtattttgcAATCGTTCAAACAAATTAATCTTGTTCAAACGTAAAATTGtaatcgttcgaacgatattctGGGATGAATTTCAACCATGACAAAAGAAATTTCCATTTGAACGTGTTCAAACAGTTTCCTTcaaattcatcccaaaagatattttttgggacgaaatggtgattttagTCCCAATATATCTTTTGGGACAGTGTTGTTGGAACGTGCTCGGGAcgaatatttttcttcttaaaaaatattttgagacgaAATGTCTATAATTTGGGATGGAAAAATTCATCCCTTAAGAgcctttctgttgtagtgtctTGTGTTAAGAAGGATTGAGTTCTTTGCTTAACAGAGCTACACAAAGGGGCTTGATGAGTGGAGTGGCTGTTGTAAGAGGTGGATTAAAGCTTTGTCACTTGCTCTTTGTAGATGACTGTGTCATCTTTAGCAAAGCAAGTAAGGAGGATTGGAGAGCAATTCAAGACACACTGTAGAAATACGAGAGGGCTTCTGGTCAAGTACTTAATAGACAGAAAACCTCAATACTCTTAAGTTCCAACACAAAAGAGTCCATCAAGGCAGAAATTCTTCAAGAACAGGTTCAATGTTGTGTGGAGGCTATGGAAGATATCTTGGCTTACCAACAATGGTGGGAAGAGTAAAATAATCAGGTTTTCCAAGAGATAAAAGAGAGGATCTGGAAGAGGATTCATAGTTGGAAGAACTCTTTGTTATCTACAACTGGTAAAGAGGTAATGATCAAGGTTGTATTGCAATCCATTCCAACTTATACAATGAATGTCTTTCTACTACCAAAGAAATTATGTAAGGAGATCAATGCTTTATTCTCAAACTTCTGGTGGAGTAATAAGAAGGTAGGAAGAGGAATTTGTTGGAAGAGGTGGGATAAGATGGGAGAGAACAAACTACAAGGTGGAATGGGTTTTAGAGATATAGAGGTATTCAATAAAGCAATGTTGGCCAAGCAGTGTTGGAAATTGCAGCAGGAACTTGATTCTCTTGTGGCATAAATATTCAAAGCAAAGTATTATAAAGGGGCTGACTTTATGAAAGGAAGGATTGGTTCATCTCCTTCTTATATATGGAGAAGTATAATGACAGATCGAGAACTAATAAGGGAAGGCATGGTATGGAGAGTTGGCAATGGGTCAAAGATTTCTATTTGGAATCAAAAGTGGTTACCTCAATCACCATCTTTTAAAGTCCATTCTCCAGTGAAAATCTTAGCAGAACAGCAAAAGTAAAGGAGTTGATAAGTGAAGACCTGCACTGTTGGAATGAAAAATtggtttttgatatttttgaaaaagatgaagcTGCTCAAATCTGTTGTCTACCCTTGAGCAGAAGGCAAATTGAAGATAAGGTAATATGGTGTTATACCAAAGATGGGAAGTTTTCTGTTGAAAGAGCCTATTATGTTGGGAGAAACATGATTGCAGCAAGCCAGTGTGAATGCTCAAGCAGTAAAGACAACAAACAGAGGTGGGAAATGATATGGAAAATGAATATACTAGGTACTGTGAAGTAGTTTCTTTGGAAGGCACTCCACATGGTATTGCCTACAAAGGAAAATCTTTTTAAGAAGAAGGTGGTACCTGACAGGTTCTGTCCTATATGTTGTAGGGAAGAGGAGACCATTTATCATGTACTTTGGAACTGTCATGCAGCTGGTGATGTATGGGCAGCGAGGGAGAGTTCATTGCAGAAATGGAATTGTGATGAAGGGGATTTTATTCAGTTATGGGACAAATTACATCAATGCTTTAATCAAGAGAAACTGGAGGAGATATCTGTTATTTTAGCAGGTATATGGAAGAGGAGAAATATGACagttttgaagataaatttgacAGTCCTAACAAAGTAGTGCAGAAGGCTTTGCTCAATcttaaaaatttcaaagatgCGGATGATGCTATTGTTGAACCTCAAACTCTAAGGGATTTGCACAAGGCGAGATGTTAAATGGATGCCACCCATAGCAGactttacaaaagtaaattttgatGCAGCCATAGACCAAGCAGAGAAGAAAATGGGAATTGGAGTAGTAGGCAGAAACTTTAAAGGGGAGTTGCTGTTTTCTGTCTATGCTGTTAAGATGTTTATTGGACCTGTAGATCTAGCTGAAGCAAATGCATTATGGAGAGCAATGGAAATATGTAGTGATTTAAATATTCAGCAAGTTCAGTTTGAAGGGGATGCTCCTAAAGTTATTACTGATATCTGCAAGAAAGGAGCAACAAGTTCATGGTTGGGACAGCAAGTGGATGAGATCAAGTCTCTACTTCAACAAATGCCAGATTGGGATGTTAAGTTTGTCTACCGAGAAGGCAATAGTGTTGCACATGAGTTGGTCAGAAGGGCTTTACACATGAGTGATGAAGTAATTTGGATGGAAGAGGGACCGAGTGATCTCATGTATCTGATAGACAAGGAAAAGCCATGTATCTCATGATCTTATGTATTCCTGATTCTATTGATTAATGAAATGAtgttcaaaaaaagaaaaaaaatcttttagatAATCTTTCCATTTGAATCAGCCTTCTTCTATATGAATCATTCGAATGtattatgattaatttaaaaacatagaCATTATCAAAAAATGAGACGAGCTGTAGGGAACTTGTCCAAAATTCACGTGCTCTTTTTTCCCGTCGTGGTTTTCGATTATGCTGCTTCGCTAGGTGATGGGTAAAAGACTGACATGAATCATGGCGGTTGTCTGTAGACTCTGACCATACAACATTGGTAGCGGGacataaaagtatttttttaacatttttaattaaaaaaaatatataaattcactaataattatttttttaaatattaaataaaatgtaaataaatacaaaaattaaatgtgTGAATGATAAAATTGAACGGTAAATTTAAGggatttcattaatattttctattatattatgtaaaagggaaatgatttttacaacttttaagTAGAAAAGTTTCACTTAAatccttgtaaaaaaaatagattttatttttaaaagtgtaCAAAAAAATACAGAAGATTTGCATGTAAATTATCTATTTAGAGCTTGTACCTAGTATTACTTTATGTAAAACTTTTatccaaatttaattattaaaagggATTGTTTAGGATGTTTGTATGTGTGAATGTTTATATGATAACTGAACATATTGAAGGTCACGGGTGACCGTTTAGCGATCATTACTAAAcactttattttcattttcagttttgCTTAAGCTAGTAAATTTTTTCCCTTGAGGCGATTTTgcattatgtgatttttattttgactcGAGCTAGTAGATTTTTCCTCTTGAGGCGATTTGGTGTTAGTGTTGTTGCTTTGGCATtaagtttaaagtttatgggtTGTAACCCATACTTAAATGATTAAGTAGATCATCCAATCTCTAGGTCCATCTT harbors:
- the LOC121249517 gene encoding uncharacterized protein LOC121249517 codes for the protein MVLPTKENLFKKKVVPDRFCPICCREEETIYHVLWNCHAAGDVWAARESSLQKWNCDEGDFIQLWDKLHQCFNQEKLEEISVILAGICTRRDVKWMPPIADFTKVNFDAAIDQAEKKMGIGVVGRNFKGELLFSVYAVKMFIGPVDLAEANALWRAMEICSDLNIQQVQFEGDAPKVITDICKKGATSSWLGQQVDEIKSLLQQMPDWDVKFVYREGNSVAHELVRRALHMSDEVIWMEEGPSDLMYLIDKEKPCIS